The following proteins are encoded in a genomic region of Thermocrinis sp.:
- a CDS encoding TolC family protein — MIRLLSFCLILLAASWGQTLEYVLQRAIEKNPEIEALRQEILSARASLKSQRQSYLPEFFVNYKITYNSQKQSLDMPVFAGLSFESSKQSYSLFQGGLRYLLFDGGARASLVESSTSELRIKNFLYEEKLKALELEVISAYLDVLSAKAIVEVIKKQKEAVELQLSTAEAFYQKGLVAITDLLQTKVRLAEVERDLRKAEGNYNLALSNLSRLSGIPEEELRELQEPEVDLDIKPLEHYMRFVERRNILEAQRERLKIFKAQRKLAKSEFFPKIFLETSYTYTDQNPALRPKGIFSVSAGLNLSFQGIKPYYQELSASYLELKAYNDYQDLLQKVKLDVKRAYEDLLISKDNLKVSEEALTFAEKFFELSREQYLNQLISQRELLEAEASLTKARVDRIISYYQLIRSYYTLMFVSGARK; from the coding sequence ATGATTAGGCTTTTGTCTTTTTGTCTCATCCTGCTTGCTGCTTCTTGGGGGCAAACCTTAGAATATGTATTACAGAGGGCTATAGAGAAAAACCCAGAGATTGAGGCGCTAAGGCAAGAAATTCTGTCTGCACGAGCTTCTTTGAAATCACAAAGACAATCCTACCTTCCTGAGTTTTTTGTGAATTACAAAATTACTTACAATTCTCAAAAGCAGAGCTTAGACATGCCGGTGTTTGCAGGTTTGTCCTTTGAAAGCTCAAAACAGAGCTACAGCCTATTTCAAGGAGGATTAAGATATTTGCTCTTTGACGGAGGGGCAAGGGCCAGCCTGGTGGAAAGTTCAACTTCAGAACTAAGGATAAAGAACTTTTTGTATGAGGAAAAGCTCAAAGCTCTGGAGCTTGAAGTGATATCCGCCTACCTTGACGTACTGTCTGCAAAAGCTATTGTGGAGGTTATAAAAAAGCAAAAGGAAGCAGTGGAGCTTCAGTTAAGCACTGCAGAGGCCTTTTATCAAAAAGGGTTGGTGGCTATAACTGATCTTCTTCAGACAAAGGTTAGGCTGGCGGAGGTAGAAAGAGATTTAAGAAAGGCCGAAGGAAATTATAACTTAGCTCTGTCTAACCTCTCCCGCCTCTCTGGAATACCGGAAGAAGAACTAAGAGAACTCCAAGAGCCTGAGGTAGATTTAGACATAAAGCCTTTAGAACACTACATGCGGTTTGTAGAAAGGAGAAATATTTTGGAAGCTCAGAGGGAAAGGTTAAAAATCTTCAAAGCTCAGAGAAAACTGGCAAAAAGCGAGTTTTTCCCAAAGATATTTTTGGAAACCTCTTACACTTACACAGATCAGAACCCTGCCCTAAGACCAAAGGGTATTTTTAGCGTCTCCGCTGGCTTGAACCTGAGCTTTCAAGGAATAAAACCTTACTATCAGGAATTATCCGCAAGCTATTTGGAGCTAAAAGCCTACAACGATTACCAGGATCTCCTGCAAAAGGTGAAGTTGGATGTCAAAAGGGCCTACGAGGATCTGCTGATCTCAAAGGACAACTTAAAAGTTTCCGAAGAGGCTTTAACTTTTGCGGAGAAGTTCTTTGAACTTTCAAGGGAACAGTATTTGAACCAGCTCATAAGCCAAAGGGAGCTTTTGGAAGCGGAAGCTAGCCTTACAAAGGCAAGAGTTGATAGGATAATTTCTTATTACCAACTGATTAGATCTTACTACACCCTTATGTTTGTTTCCGGTGCAAGGAAGTAG
- a CDS encoding HU family DNA-binding protein, giving the protein MTKAELVSAIAKGAGITKKQADAALKAAVSAVASALKKGERVAIPGFGIFGVRQRASRKGRNPRTGAVIEIPARKVVVFKPAKDLREGVK; this is encoded by the coding sequence ATGACAAAGGCAGAACTTGTTTCTGCGATAGCCAAAGGTGCAGGCATTACCAAAAAGCAAGCAGATGCGGCCCTAAAAGCTGCAGTTTCTGCGGTTGCTAGTGCCCTTAAAAAAGGTGAAAGGGTGGCCATACCCGGCTTTGGTATTTTTGGTGTGCGTCAGAGGGCATCCAGAAAGGGTAGGAACCCCAGGACTGGTGCGGTAATTGAAATTCCTGCCAGGAAAGTAGTCGTCTTTAAACCTGCCAAGGATCTGAGAGAAGGGGTAAAGTAA
- a CDS encoding HAD-IIIA family hydrolase: MRSIELVIFDLDGTLVDSAQDIAIHVNKVLLKLRGKGVSLEEIRKSIGNGARSLLMNFFKPEELEQALELFLSYYRTEPVIYTRTYEGIMETLQELREKGIFLAVATNKPHDITLSVLEKLGMLDLFHEVIGADVLPEKKPSPMPLLEIAKRLKVEPAKALMVGDSKTDIEAGIRAGMKTAYVTWGYKPSEIEPDYTITHPYQILELIG, from the coding sequence ATGAGATCGATAGAACTTGTTATCTTTGACCTTGATGGTACATTGGTGGATTCTGCACAAGACATAGCTATACACGTTAATAAAGTCTTACTAAAGCTGAGAGGTAAGGGAGTGTCCTTAGAAGAGATAAGAAAAAGCATAGGAAACGGTGCCAGAAGTCTTTTGATGAATTTTTTCAAACCTGAAGAGTTAGAACAGGCTTTGGAACTATTTCTGTCTTACTACAGGACAGAGCCAGTTATATACACTAGGACTTACGAAGGCATAATGGAAACACTTCAAGAACTTAGAGAAAAGGGTATTTTTCTTGCAGTGGCTACCAACAAGCCTCACGATATAACTCTGAGCGTGCTTGAGAAGCTGGGCATGTTGGACCTTTTCCACGAAGTGATAGGAGCAGATGTTCTGCCAGAAAAGAAACCTTCTCCCATGCCGCTTTTGGAGATAGCAAAAAGATTAAAAGTAGAACCTGCAAAAGCCCTTATGGTAGGGGATTCAAAAACTGATATTGAGGCAGGTATAAGAGCCGGTATGAAAACAGCTTATGTAACTTGGGGATACAAACCATCAGAGATTGAACCCGATTATACAATAACCCATCCCTATCAGATTTTAGAGCTTATAGGTTGA
- a CDS encoding 16S rRNA (uracil(1498)-N(3))-methyltransferase, with product MDRFLGSKKLYNTIVIEEEELNHIYAKRVKSGQKVEVFIEGRLYLCILEKLTKSYASCLIEKELDLSFPLPMIDLYQCVPVELKNMDLIVEKVSEVGAFKLVPVISSRSFQDIKVIKKKIERWERIALASFKQCKRPKPLQIGEPINLKDIKAQADLNLFLDSFEKERGIKDIKLDGVKTIQLLVGPEGGLTVKESEFLKSLGFLPLRLYPYVLKSETASILGVGMLMNLSSYSSATYQV from the coding sequence TTGGATAGATTCCTCGGAAGTAAAAAACTTTACAATACCATAGTTATTGAAGAAGAGGAGTTAAATCATATCTACGCAAAAAGGGTAAAATCAGGACAAAAGGTAGAAGTTTTTATAGAAGGGAGGCTCTACCTTTGTATCCTTGAAAAGCTCACCAAAAGTTACGCTTCCTGTTTGATAGAAAAAGAGCTTGACCTTTCTTTTCCTTTACCCATGATAGACCTATATCAGTGCGTGCCAGTGGAATTAAAAAACATGGACCTAATAGTGGAAAAGGTCAGCGAAGTGGGAGCCTTCAAATTGGTACCAGTCATCTCAAGCAGAAGCTTCCAGGATATAAAGGTGATAAAAAAGAAGATTGAGCGGTGGGAGAGGATAGCCCTGGCTTCTTTCAAGCAATGCAAGAGACCTAAACCCTTACAGATAGGTGAGCCTATAAATCTGAAGGACATAAAAGCACAAGCAGATCTAAATCTATTTTTAGACAGCTTTGAAAAAGAAAGAGGAATAAAGGACATAAAGCTGGATGGAGTAAAAACCATCCAACTGTTGGTAGGTCCAGAAGGAGGATTAACAGTTAAAGAATCAGAGTTTTTAAAAAGCTTAGGCTTTCTTCCCCTAAGGCTATATCCCTATGTCCTTAAGTCCGAGACTGCGTCCATACTAGGAGTGGGAATGCTTATGAACCTCAGTAGCTATTCATCTGCCACATATCAAGTCTAA
- a CDS encoding radical SAM protein: MLYPSYLNLTESEWKDRIDRALSFLESCRVCPHECKINRLKDEKGFCHTGRYAIVDSYFPHRGEEKPIRGYRGSGTVFFSYCNMKCVYCQNYQISQLGEGKEVKPEELAQMFLDLQRMGCHNLNLVTPSHAVPQILEALYIAVKKGFRLPIVYNTSSFDSLESLKLMDGIVDIYLADLKYANSQIGKKYSKVKNYWEVATEAIKEMHRQVGDLVLDSNGLAVRGVIIRHLVLPNGLAGTEKVAEFLRSLSQRMAVNVMDQYYPSYKAWDYPELSRRITYKEYLQALSFVEGLNLVLE; the protein is encoded by the coding sequence ATGCTCTATCCATCTTATCTCAACTTAACAGAGAGTGAATGGAAGGATAGGATAGATCGCGCTCTTTCTTTCCTTGAGAGCTGCAGAGTTTGTCCTCATGAATGTAAGATAAACAGGCTTAAAGACGAGAAGGGTTTTTGCCACACCGGAAGGTATGCAATAGTTGATTCTTACTTTCCACACAGGGGAGAGGAAAAACCTATAAGAGGCTACAGAGGCTCAGGCACTGTTTTCTTTTCTTACTGCAACATGAAATGTGTTTATTGTCAAAACTACCAAATAAGCCAGTTGGGAGAAGGTAAAGAGGTAAAACCTGAGGAACTTGCCCAGATGTTTTTGGACCTTCAGAGGATGGGGTGTCACAACTTGAACTTGGTCACACCATCCCACGCGGTTCCACAAATACTTGAAGCTCTTTATATTGCGGTTAAGAAAGGTTTTAGACTCCCAATAGTCTATAACACCTCTTCTTTTGACAGCTTAGAGTCTTTAAAACTTATGGATGGCATAGTGGATATCTACCTTGCGGACTTAAAGTATGCAAACAGTCAAATTGGTAAAAAGTATTCAAAGGTTAAAAACTACTGGGAAGTGGCAACAGAAGCTATAAAGGAAATGCACAGGCAAGTGGGAGACTTAGTTTTGGACAGCAATGGATTGGCAGTTAGGGGAGTTATCATCAGACATCTGGTCCTTCCCAACGGACTTGCGGGCACGGAAAAGGTGGCGGAGTTTCTAAGGTCCTTGTCCCAAAGGATGGCTGTAAATGTGATGGACCAGTATTATCCTTCTTACAAAGCGTGGGACTATCCGGAGCTGAGCAGGAGGATAACATACAAAGAATACCTTCAGGCTCTTTCTTTTGTGGAAGGCTTGAATTTGGTTTTGGAGTAA
- a CDS encoding HlyD family secretion protein — translation MGLTLIGLITAAFLIYAIKWIKHRIEYAVSDAVFVKAQEMPTLSFQVAGKVIEVYKDMGDWVEKGEVLARIEPEDYKLQLEMIESKINSLRAQREALRIQLDRVSKEVRLSLESATLTSEETLKKEEYLRAQMGELEVQIELLRKDRERLKDLLDKGLIPKRKYEEVETNYLALLERKKALQKSVEELRLAYEKSLVGVSMARASLSKVKELENQLRVLEEEIAALEKQKESALRDLEKTTLKAPFSGYIAKRFINVGDVIRAGQPAFSLINTDTLYVEVLLEETKLRGIKKGNKAYVRLDAYPDVVLEGRVQEISPVSAATFALAPRDVSAGEFTKVVQRIPIKIELKDKRLLRVGMGGRVEIKRE, via the coding sequence ATGGGTTTAACGCTTATCGGTTTGATAACGGCAGCCTTTTTGATATACGCCATAAAGTGGATAAAACACCGAATAGAATACGCTGTTAGTGATGCAGTTTTTGTAAAAGCGCAAGAAATGCCGACCCTTTCCTTCCAGGTAGCTGGTAAGGTGATTGAGGTCTATAAAGACATGGGGGATTGGGTAGAGAAAGGGGAGGTTTTGGCAAGGATAGAACCGGAAGACTACAAGCTTCAGCTGGAAATGATAGAAAGTAAGATAAACTCCCTAAGGGCTCAGAGGGAAGCCCTGCGTATTCAGTTAGACAGAGTTTCAAAGGAAGTGAGGCTAAGCTTAGAAAGTGCTACTTTAACTTCCGAGGAAACATTAAAGAAAGAGGAATACCTTAGGGCTCAGATGGGTGAGTTGGAGGTTCAGATTGAGCTTCTCAGAAAAGACAGGGAAAGGTTAAAGGATTTGCTGGACAAGGGACTTATACCTAAAAGAAAGTACGAGGAGGTAGAAACCAACTATTTGGCACTGCTTGAAAGAAAGAAAGCTCTCCAGAAGAGTGTAGAGGAACTAAGATTGGCCTACGAGAAATCCTTAGTTGGAGTTAGTATGGCCAGGGCTTCCCTTTCTAAGGTAAAAGAGCTAGAAAACCAGCTTAGGGTTTTGGAAGAAGAGATAGCTGCCTTGGAAAAGCAAAAAGAAAGCGCACTGAGGGATCTGGAGAAAACTACGCTTAAAGCCCCCTTTAGTGGATACATAGCCAAGAGATTTATAAACGTAGGCGATGTGATAAGAGCAGGTCAGCCTGCCTTTAGTTTAATAAATACAGATACCCTTTATGTAGAGGTACTTTTGGAGGAAACGAAGCTAAGGGGGATTAAAAAGGGCAACAAAGCCTATGTTAGGTTGGATGCTTATCCTGATGTGGTTCTTGAAGGAAGGGTGCAAGAGATCAGCCCTGTATCTGCCGCCACCTTTGCCTTGGCTCCAAGGGACGTATCCGCAGGAGAATTTACCAAGGTAGTTCAAAGGATACCCATAAAGATAGAGCTAAAGGACAAGAGGCTTCTGAGAGTTGGTATGGGTGGTAGGGTGGAGATAAAGAGGGAGTGA
- a CDS encoding TolC family protein has translation MNFLVLILFCFNLSLAITLEEAVEIAKKQANRIKLSEIEMRKAEEQIKKAKAGILPQVSFSYTYTYLGQDLALGLTPNNRHVATFQVNQTIFDKSVFELIKLANIQKELQTLLREDVERIIEYQVKDLFYALLYRKQLIGLYEENLEYWQANYKTVEAKFNAGVVPKVELLRATSQLQQAKAQLEQVRGEYLQALEELKALLQLQEISDPKGALELRQLELNEEKLFQYLLENNSTLRALRKALELAQKDVELKKAQYYPTLSGFASYQTFTGKKGVGGNSEWLNGYSFGISLNYRLYDGSLRKAEVALAELELLKQKEDYLQTEYDLKSTLKKALISINSLASQIEAVKASLEAARESLRLSTERYRLGIASQLEVLESRANYNNLLANYYLLLYRHNSAMALLERLVR, from the coding sequence ATGAATTTTTTAGTTCTAATTCTCTTCTGCTTTAACCTTTCTCTCGCAATTACTTTAGAAGAAGCTGTAGAGATAGCAAAAAAACAAGCAAATCGAATAAAGCTTTCGGAGATTGAGATGAGGAAAGCTGAGGAGCAAATAAAAAAAGCTAAGGCTGGCATCTTGCCCCAGGTTAGTTTTTCATACACTTATACCTATCTGGGTCAAGACTTAGCCTTAGGTTTAACACCCAACAACAGGCACGTAGCCACTTTTCAGGTAAATCAAACGATCTTTGACAAATCAGTTTTTGAGCTTATAAAGTTAGCTAACATCCAAAAGGAGCTTCAAACCCTTCTTAGAGAAGATGTGGAAAGGATAATAGAATATCAAGTTAAAGACTTGTTTTATGCCTTGCTATACAGAAAACAGCTTATTGGCTTGTATGAAGAAAATCTTGAATACTGGCAGGCCAACTACAAAACTGTAGAGGCTAAGTTTAACGCAGGAGTGGTGCCAAAAGTGGAACTTCTAAGGGCTACTTCCCAACTTCAACAGGCAAAGGCTCAGTTAGAGCAGGTAAGGGGTGAATACCTGCAGGCATTGGAAGAGCTAAAGGCTCTTTTGCAACTGCAGGAAATATCCGATCCAAAGGGCGCCTTAGAGCTAAGGCAATTAGAGCTGAATGAAGAAAAACTTTTCCAATATCTTTTAGAAAACAACTCCACCCTAAGAGCTTTAAGGAAGGCTTTAGAGTTAGCTCAAAAGGACGTGGAACTAAAAAAGGCTCAGTATTACCCCACTCTAAGTGGTTTTGCTTCTTATCAAACCTTCACAGGCAAGAAAGGTGTGGGAGGTAATTCAGAGTGGTTAAATGGGTATTCCTTTGGTATAAGCTTAAACTACAGGTTGTATGATGGATCCTTAAGAAAAGCGGAGGTAGCCTTGGCTGAGCTTGAGCTTCTAAAGCAGAAAGAAGATTACCTGCAGACAGAATACGACCTAAAATCTACCTTAAAGAAAGCTCTCATTTCCATAAATTCCTTGGCATCTCAGATAGAAGCGGTTAAAGCTTCTTTGGAAGCTGCCCGGGAGAGCCTAAGGCTTTCTACGGAAAGGTACAGGTTAGGGATAGCAAGTCAGTTAGAGGTGCTTGAATCCAGAGCAAATTACAACAACTTGCTCGCAAACTATTATCTTCTGCTTTACAGACATAACTCTGCAATGGCTCTCTTGGAAAGGCTAGTAAGATGA
- a CDS encoding efflux RND transporter periplasmic adaptor subunit: protein MWVLLFSIVFILSCAKNDNKQEPRGNFQKPTVITTYTLSDQEVWLHYQTKGVLEAFNDVLLKPDVAGRVVELYVEEGSFVKKGQPLLSIDSSEYENTLRQLQAQLAQARVSYENQKALVERRKALFERDLIAKEEYENALTQLRVQEELINSINAQIANVKLQLSKTTLRAPFSGYIAQRFVSVGDYVTTQTQTFRLVTLTPIRVVFQIPQELVSFAKPGTLVDVEVEGVGVFKGPIIFISPVADSNRLITLKAKLENRENLLKPGMFAVVRLPTEKTSAFAVPERALVFRGTKRIVWKIEKDNKVVPVDVQVLKQEGGIAYIMGDLQRGDRIALENASILKEDVKVEIIQ, encoded by the coding sequence ATGTGGGTTCTTTTGTTTAGCATTGTATTCATACTTTCTTGTGCTAAAAACGATAACAAGCAAGAGCCTAGAGGCAACTTCCAAAAACCCACGGTTATAACTACATACACCCTGTCAGATCAAGAGGTATGGTTGCATTACCAAACGAAAGGAGTCCTTGAGGCTTTTAATGATGTGCTTTTAAAACCAGATGTGGCTGGTAGGGTGGTAGAGCTCTACGTTGAAGAAGGAAGCTTTGTCAAAAAAGGACAGCCCCTTTTAAGTATAGACTCCTCTGAATACGAGAATACACTAAGACAACTCCAAGCCCAACTGGCCCAAGCAAGAGTGAGTTATGAAAACCAAAAGGCATTGGTGGAAAGAAGGAAAGCCCTCTTTGAAAGGGATCTTATAGCTAAGGAAGAATACGAAAACGCTTTGACCCAACTAAGAGTTCAAGAAGAGTTAATAAATTCAATAAATGCTCAGATAGCAAACGTAAAACTTCAGCTTTCGAAAACAACCTTGAGGGCGCCTTTCTCCGGATACATAGCCCAAAGGTTTGTAAGCGTAGGTGATTACGTGACTACCCAAACTCAAACTTTTAGACTTGTTACTTTAACCCCTATCAGGGTAGTTTTTCAAATACCTCAGGAGCTTGTTTCTTTTGCAAAACCTGGGACTTTGGTTGATGTAGAAGTGGAAGGTGTTGGTGTTTTCAAAGGTCCTATAATTTTTATCTCTCCAGTGGCGGATTCAAATAGGTTAATTACCCTGAAGGCAAAGCTGGAAAACAGAGAAAACCTCCTAAAGCCAGGAATGTTTGCGGTGGTTAGACTTCCGACAGAAAAAACGTCTGCCTTTGCGGTGCCAGAAAGGGCTTTAGTCTTCAGGGGAACAAAGAGGATAGTTTGGAAAATAGAAAAGGATAACAAGGTTGTTCCCGTGGATGTGCAGGTGCTAAAACAAGAAGGAGGAATAGCATACATAATGGGAGATCTTCAGAGGGGCGATAGGATAGCCCTTGAAAATGCGTCTATACTCAAAGAGGACGTTAAGGTGGAGATAATACAATGA
- a CDS encoding DHA2 family efflux MFS transporter permease subunit, whose amino-acid sequence MEGKAFYQTLNTSQRVFLTISLMVGVFMAILDTTIVDIVVPKMIAPLSTDLYGVQWVITAYMTAAATAIMLVEWLETKIGLKRVFIAGIFLFTVSSLFAGNAQNLEWMIAARIFQGFGESLIVVSAETMLFSAYAPEKRGLAMGIYGLGVSFAPALGPTLGGWIAEHIDWRWIFYINIPIGILNFLGALFFLPEYKPSHTFRLNFLSFFFLSLGTVSLLIVLSKGQQMGWFASETIGYLTFLSVGSFLLFAYSEIFSKQKLLDYSIFRIKEFVVALWVYCFVLGFSMYQVFYLLPLYFEKLKGLTTFQAGLHMLPLALAVGFFSPIAGFISDKKSDTAPLLIASVVYISFIFIFLKDFNYYTPSWTAAWLLTILGLGMGFFFAPITNLALKNLGTKTTLGVSLMHYIRFVGGSFGTALATNDLQKYTAESYERMVELQNPATAEGLLLLMQEWANMPYEKALYALQSIQTLYALSDSFEKTFLSSGLWALIGSFPIIYLLYSKTKFKPSTKERA is encoded by the coding sequence ATGGAAGGAAAGGCTTTTTATCAGACGCTTAACACCAGTCAGAGAGTTTTTCTAACTATTTCTTTGATGGTCGGAGTTTTTATGGCTATCTTGGATACGACCATCGTGGATATAGTAGTTCCCAAAATGATCGCACCCCTTTCTACAGACCTGTATGGTGTGCAGTGGGTTATAACCGCCTACATGACCGCCGCCGCTACTGCCATAATGCTGGTGGAGTGGTTGGAAACAAAAATAGGATTAAAGAGGGTGTTTATAGCGGGCATTTTTCTATTTACCGTCTCTTCTCTCTTTGCGGGCAACGCACAAAACTTAGAGTGGATGATCGCTGCTAGAATCTTTCAGGGCTTTGGAGAGTCTTTGATAGTTGTAAGCGCAGAGACTATGCTTTTTTCTGCCTATGCTCCGGAAAAGAGAGGTTTGGCTATGGGCATATACGGGCTTGGTGTGAGCTTTGCGCCCGCACTTGGTCCTACCCTTGGTGGCTGGATCGCGGAGCACATAGACTGGAGATGGATCTTCTACATAAACATTCCCATAGGTATACTGAACTTCTTAGGAGCTCTCTTTTTCCTGCCAGAGTATAAACCCTCCCATACATTCCGTCTAAACTTTCTGTCCTTCTTTTTCTTATCCCTGGGCACAGTGTCTTTACTCATCGTCCTTTCTAAAGGCCAGCAGATGGGATGGTTTGCCTCAGAAACGATAGGATACCTTACCTTTCTGTCCGTAGGGAGTTTTTTGCTTTTTGCCTACTCTGAGATCTTCTCAAAGCAAAAACTGTTGGATTACTCCATCTTCAGGATTAAGGAGTTCGTAGTAGCTCTGTGGGTATATTGCTTTGTGCTTGGCTTTTCTATGTATCAGGTTTTTTATCTTCTTCCCTTATACTTTGAAAAACTCAAAGGTTTAACTACCTTTCAGGCAGGCCTTCACATGCTTCCATTAGCCTTGGCTGTTGGCTTTTTCTCCCCTATAGCAGGGTTTATAAGTGACAAAAAGTCAGATACTGCTCCTTTGCTTATAGCAAGCGTGGTCTATATATCTTTTATCTTCATATTTTTGAAGGATTTTAACTACTACACTCCTTCTTGGACCGCAGCATGGCTTTTGACCATACTTGGTCTTGGCATGGGCTTTTTCTTTGCTCCCATCACAAACTTAGCACTGAAAAACCTGGGGACAAAGACCACCCTTGGGGTTAGCCTTATGCACTACATCAGGTTTGTGGGTGGCTCCTTTGGAACCGCTTTGGCTACCAACGATTTACAAAAATACACCGCTGAAAGCTACGAAAGGATGGTAGAGCTTCAAAACCCTGCTACTGCAGAAGGTTTACTATTGCTCATGCAAGAGTGGGCAAACATGCCTTACGAGAAGGCTCTTTATGCTCTTCAATCAATCCAAACACTCTATGCTCTTTCTGATAGTTTTGAAAAAACCTTTCTTAGCTCTGGCCTTTGGGCACTGATCGGAAGTTTTCCTATAATCTACCTTCTTTACTCCAAAACCAAATTCAAGCCTTCCACAAAAGAAAGAGCCTGA